Proteins from a genomic interval of Anaerobranca gottschalkii DSM 13577:
- a CDS encoding SpoIIE family protein phosphatase, producing MLVNVAISKVNKHGQRIGGDTAEIVERPLGGVTGIIVDGQGSGRSAKVISNSIVGKITNLISDGARDGAVARAVQDYLFAMKDGKVSATLTMISLALDTQSIIISRNSHCPVIVIDNEREIIFEEQVQPLGFYKFSKPLIKELPLKTGMTIMAYTDGLMSAGKKYNNPINDGDIINILKEKISTQNKADKILDLALQLDGQKPNDDITILVIETSEEESLIRKINATFPL from the coding sequence ATGTTGGTTAATGTGGCAATATCCAAAGTTAATAAGCATGGTCAAAGGATAGGTGGAGATACTGCGGAAATTGTAGAAAGACCATTAGGGGGAGTTACAGGGATAATTGTAGATGGACAGGGTAGTGGAAGGTCAGCAAAGGTAATTAGTAATTCTATAGTTGGTAAAATTACAAATTTAATCAGTGATGGAGCTAGGGATGGAGCAGTGGCTAGGGCTGTTCAAGATTATCTCTTTGCCATGAAAGATGGTAAGGTATCTGCAACTTTAACAATGATTTCTTTAGCTTTAGATACACAAAGTATTATTATTTCAAGGAATAGTCATTGTCCTGTGATAGTAATCGATAATGAACGGGAAATAATATTTGAAGAACAAGTTCAACCATTAGGTTTCTATAAGTTTTCTAAACCACTAATCAAAGAATTGCCTTTGAAGACGGGGATGACTATCATGGCTTATACCGATGGCTTAATGAGTGCCGGGAAAAAGTATAACAATCCTATAAATGATGGAGATATAATAAATATCCTTAAAGAAAAGATTTCTACTCAAAATAAAGCTGACAAAATTCTTGACTTAGCTTTACAACTAGATGGTCAAAAACCTAATGATGATATTACTATATTGGTAATTGAAACTTCTGAAGAAGAAAGTCTAATAAGAAAAATTAATGCAACTTTTCCACTATAA